In Argiope bruennichi chromosome X1, qqArgBrue1.1, whole genome shotgun sequence, a single window of DNA contains:
- the LOC129959288 gene encoding uncharacterized protein LOC129959288 produces the protein MLESDSDQEKACAAAAYVLLSGDYLRKKMEKRNRRWWMTSLNESRKRYSATDMLSDLKQEPSGKFQNFFRMSATDFESLLGKIGKFIAKKSTNMREPIPIQERLAVTLIFFATGDSQSSLSYLFKFSKQTISRCIDDVCKAIIQELKEEIKLPKNEDEWLCIAQQYENQWNFPSCLRAIDGKHVVIQCQIIHLQSTFDTEADGEVVPGSWRNDQSGMTSFMPLKKAPRKSGEVAISTLNCFAEYFSRSGKLSWQDKYC, from the exons atgcTTGAGTCAGATAGTGACCAAGAAAAAGCTTGTGCTGCAGCAGCTTATGTGCTCTTAAGTGGCGACTACTTGAGAAAAAAGATGGAGAAGCGCAACAGACGTTGGTGGATGACTTCATTGAATGAAAGTCGAAAAAG ATACAGCGCTACTGATATGCTGAGTGATTTAAAACAAGAACCCTCaggcaaatttcaaaattttttccgaATGTCGGCTACTGATTTTGAATCTTTGTTGGGAAAAATCGGAAAATTTATTGCGAAGAAAAGTACCAACATGAGAGAGCCTATTCCGATTCAAGAAAGGCTTGCTGTTACCTTAATATTTTTCGCAACCGGTGATAGTCAATCCAGcttgtcttatttatttaaattttcaaaacagactATATCTAGATGCATAGATGATGTGTGTAAAGCCATAATACAAGAgctgaaagaagaaataaag TTGCCAAAAAATGAAGATGAGTGGCTGTGCATAGCACAGCAATATGAAAATCAGTGGAACTTTCCGAGCTGTTTGCGAGCGATTGACGGGAAACACGTTGTAATACAGTGCCAAATAATACATctacaga GTACATTTGATACCGAAGCAGATGGGGAAGTTGTTCCCGGATCGTGGAGAAATGACCAAAGCGGAATGACTTCCTTCATGCCCTTAAAGAAAGCACCTAGAAAATCAGGAGAAGTAGCCATATCTACTCTCAACTGCTTTGCTGAGTATTTCTCAAGAAGTGGGAAATTATCTTGGCaagataaatattgttaa